A DNA window from Hoplias malabaricus isolate fHopMal1 chromosome 5, fHopMal1.hap1, whole genome shotgun sequence contains the following coding sequences:
- the tmem18 gene encoding transmembrane protein 18: MTAQQAKNLSSVPIDAFSKIRITSTWTFLQSVDWSEPWLIGLLLFHLLCFSFTLFTCKHYRLQIFHFLTMVVMVYSAEYLNEVAAMNWRSFSKFQYFDSKGMFISLVYSVPLLFNTIIIVAVWVKRTISTMTELKTLQLKRKVARENAKKNK; this comes from the exons ATGACCGCACAACAAGCCAAGAATCTCAGCTCCGTGCCCATAGACGCCTTCAGCAAAATACGAATTACATCGACGTGGACTTTCCTACAGTCT GTGGATTGGTCCGAGCCGTGGCTCATTGGTCTGCTGCTCTTCCATctcctgtgtttttctttcactcttttcACGTGTAAACATTACAGACTTCAGATATTCCACTTTCTCACAATGG TCGTCATGGTGTACAGTGCTGAGTACCTGAATGAAGTGGCAGCAATGAACTGGAG ATCATTTTCGAAGTTCCAGTACTTTGACTCCAAGGGAATGTTCATCTCATTGGTGTATTCCGTGCCCCTCCTTTTCAACACTATCATCATTGTG GCCGTGTGGGTGAAGAGGACCATCTCAACCATGACAGAGCTGAAGACGCTACAGTTAAAGAGAAAAGTAGCCAGAGAGAACGCAAAGAAAAACAAGTAG